One window of Treponema denticola genomic DNA carries:
- a CDS encoding pseudouridine synthase yields MIDEIRLQVYLARCGVASRRASENLILNGRVSVDGKIVTELGTKVSGKEKICLDGKQIFPEAEKRYILLNKPEGYVCSLADEKDRPIAASLLKDTYTERLYNIGRLDMLSGGAILFTNDGDFSAKVEHPSSEIEKEYEVITVFEYPDEVLQKFLRGVRIEGVFYKALSAERISKNKMRIVLIEGKNREIRRVLKFFNIKIKKLTRVRIGCVYLSDLPSGKHRPLTSEEIKGLLG; encoded by the coding sequence ATGATAGACGAAATAAGACTTCAAGTTTATTTAGCCCGTTGCGGAGTTGCTTCAAGGAGAGCCTCTGAAAATCTCATCTTAAACGGAAGGGTAAGCGTTGACGGCAAAATAGTAACCGAACTCGGTACAAAAGTTTCGGGTAAAGAAAAAATATGTCTTGACGGAAAACAAATTTTCCCCGAGGCCGAAAAACGGTATATTCTATTGAATAAACCCGAAGGCTATGTTTGTTCATTGGCCGATGAAAAAGACAGACCCATCGCCGCATCCCTTTTAAAAGATACCTATACCGAAAGGCTTTACAATATAGGCCGCTTGGATATGCTTTCGGGAGGAGCCATTCTTTTTACAAATGACGGAGATTTTTCTGCAAAGGTTGAGCATCCTTCTTCCGAAATCGAAAAAGAATATGAGGTAATAACCGTTTTTGAATACCCCGATGAGGTTCTCCAAAAATTTTTAAGAGGAGTGCGTATCGAAGGTGTTTTTTATAAGGCTCTTTCGGCAGAACGCATATCTAAAAACAAAATGCGTATAGTTTTAATTGAAGGCAAAAACCGCGAAATCCGCCGAGTCTTAAAATTCTTTAATATCAAAATAAAAAAACTGACACGGGTCAGAATAGGCTGTGTTTATTTATCAGACCTCCCCTCCGGCAAACACCGCCCCTTAACTTCTGAAGAGATTAAAGGGCTGTTGGGGTAA
- a CDS encoding PUR family DNA/RNA-binding protein has product MGIRGELFTTQVSAENRTYFFNVKENTKGDVFLQVVESKVSEGLGFDRHAVVVFEDEMRPFLQGLDKCIEFIEKNRKEKAKAKAKKVSDAKKAAEKSDKPVKPRASKGQSTEKKDGEKSRVKKVIKKKTR; this is encoded by the coding sequence ATGGGAATTAGAGGTGAACTTTTTACGACTCAGGTTTCGGCGGAAAACCGGACTTATTTTTTTAATGTTAAAGAAAATACAAAGGGCGATGTTTTTTTACAGGTTGTCGAAAGCAAGGTTTCCGAGGGGCTTGGCTTTGACCGCCATGCCGTTGTTGTTTTTGAAGATGAAATGAGGCCTTTTTTGCAGGGGCTGGATAAATGCATAGAATTTATCGAAAAAAACAGAAAAGAAAAAGCGAAGGCTAAGGCGAAGAAGGTCAGTGATGCAAAAAAGGCTGCCGAAAAAAGCGATAAGCCTGTAAAGCCTCGTGCTTCCAAGGGACAAAGTACTGAAAAGAAGGATGGGGAAAAATCAAGGGTAAAAAAAGTAATAAAAAAGAAGACCCGCTGA
- a CDS encoding NADH:flavin oxidoreductase, producing MLLLFSSFKIKNIELNTKLVMPPMASEKADAGGIVSQALCDYYDEKTKGFYVGLVIIEHSYVSPEGKASTGQLSISDDSTIEGFKRLASVLHKNGAKVIAQISHAGAAAKHKITGYDVLSSSSVMIPRKAPDYELPRAMTQDDINKVINDFVQAARRAKEAGLDGVEIHSAHGYLLNQFFSPIMNKRTDKYNGSSIEGRTRLHIEIIEAIRKITGPGFLIAVRLGACDYISGGSSLEDSVKACLLFKEAGVDLLDISGGFCGYTNPELEEEGWFSRITQAVKEKVGVPVILTGGIVSPEAAEKILQEGKTDLIGVGRALLNDSGWPKKAKQKLEG from the coding sequence ATGTTGTTATTATTTTCCAGTTTTAAAATTAAAAATATAGAGCTTAACACAAAATTGGTAATGCCTCCTATGGCTTCCGAAAAGGCCGATGCCGGCGGAATTGTGAGCCAAGCCCTTTGCGATTATTATGATGAAAAAACTAAAGGCTTTTATGTGGGGCTTGTAATAATAGAACACTCTTATGTCAGCCCCGAGGGAAAGGCCAGTACAGGACAGCTATCTATCTCTGATGATTCTACAATAGAAGGTTTTAAAAGACTGGCTTCCGTTTTGCATAAAAACGGAGCGAAGGTAATAGCTCAGATTTCCCATGCAGGAGCTGCTGCAAAACATAAAATAACCGGATATGATGTGTTAAGTTCAAGTTCAGTTATGATTCCGCGTAAAGCCCCTGATTATGAGCTGCCCCGTGCTATGACGCAGGATGATATAAATAAGGTTATAAACGATTTTGTTCAGGCTGCAAGGCGTGCAAAAGAAGCCGGCCTTGACGGCGTGGAAATACATTCTGCCCACGGCTATTTATTGAACCAGTTTTTTTCACCTATTATGAATAAACGAACAGACAAATACAACGGCTCTTCTATCGAAGGCAGAACAAGACTTCATATAGAAATTATAGAGGCCATTCGTAAGATAACCGGCCCCGGTTTTTTAATTGCAGTCCGTTTGGGTGCCTGCGATTATATTTCCGGAGGAAGTTCTCTCGAAGACTCCGTAAAAGCTTGCCTTCTTTTTAAAGAAGCCGGAGTTGACTTACTTGATATTTCGGGAGGTTTTTGCGGATATACCAATCCCGAACTTGAAGAAGAAGGATGGTTCAGCCGTATAACTCAGGCCGTAAAAGAAAAAGTAGGTGTACCTGTAATTCTCACCGGAGGAATTGTAAGCCCCGAAGCTGCCGAAAAAATTCTGCAGGAAGGAAAAACCGATCTAATCGGTGTAGGACGGGCTCTTCTAAATGATTCCGGCTGGCCTAAAAAGGCAAAACAAAAATTGGAAGGCTAA
- the recA gene encoding recombinase RecA has translation MAKTKNEVPAVGNPDDKLKALEAARLQIEKQFGQGSLMKLGNNSAIGNIEIIPSGSILLDEALGIGGYPRGRIIEIFGPESSGKTTIALHAVAEAQKQGGIAAFIDAEHALDPQYAKALGVNIDELWVSQPDTGEQALEIAESLVRSGAVDIIVIDSVAALTPQAEIAGEMGDSHMGLQARLMSQALRKLTAIIGKSNCMIIFINQIRMKIGVMFGSPETTTGGNALKFYASVRLDVRKIETLGKDDDEAWGNKIRVKVVKNKVAPPFRKVEMEILFGKGVCPYGSLLDSAVKQEIIGKSGSWYSYGDDKIGQGRPNAVKFLEENIDIAQKIEKELREKLFPGRPFVSSFVEKTKEQKEAQEKAVEALKKEEVSKEDADDSVQENSDASKPKKAETVGLPADDSLF, from the coding sequence GTGGCAAAAACAAAAAATGAAGTACCGGCAGTTGGAAATCCGGATGATAAGTTAAAGGCTCTGGAGGCTGCCCGCCTTCAAATCGAAAAACAATTCGGGCAAGGCTCTTTGATGAAGCTCGGGAATAATTCCGCTATCGGAAACATAGAAATTATTCCTTCGGGAAGCATTCTTTTGGATGAAGCTCTGGGAATCGGCGGTTATCCTCGCGGCAGAATTATCGAAATATTCGGTCCCGAATCTTCGGGTAAGACTACGATAGCTCTTCATGCCGTCGCCGAGGCACAAAAGCAGGGAGGCATAGCCGCATTTATCGATGCCGAGCATGCCTTGGATCCCCAATACGCAAAAGCCTTGGGAGTAAACATTGATGAGCTTTGGGTTTCACAACCCGATACCGGAGAACAGGCCCTTGAAATAGCAGAAAGCCTTGTACGCTCCGGAGCAGTGGACATAATAGTAATTGACTCGGTTGCAGCCCTAACGCCTCAGGCAGAAATTGCCGGAGAAATGGGAGACTCTCACATGGGCTTACAGGCCCGCTTGATGAGCCAAGCCTTGAGAAAACTCACTGCCATTATAGGCAAGTCCAACTGTATGATAATCTTTATCAACCAAATCCGAATGAAGATAGGCGTTATGTTCGGAAGTCCTGAAACAACTACGGGAGGAAATGCCCTTAAATTTTACGCCTCCGTCCGGCTGGATGTACGGAAAATTGAAACTCTCGGCAAGGACGATGATGAAGCATGGGGAAATAAGATTCGTGTAAAGGTTGTAAAAAACAAGGTCGCTCCTCCTTTTAGAAAGGTTGAAATGGAAATCCTTTTTGGGAAAGGCGTTTGTCCTTATGGAAGCCTCTTGGATTCTGCCGTAAAACAAGAGATAATAGGCAAGAGCGGATCATGGTATTCTTACGGGGACGATAAAATCGGGCAAGGCAGGCCCAATGCCGTAAAATTCTTAGAAGAAAACATCGACATAGCTCAGAAGATTGAAAAAGAACTGAGAGAAAAGCTCTTCCCGGGCAGGCCATTTGTTTCGAGTTTTGTAGAAAAAACAAAAGAACAAAAAGAAGCCCAAGAAAAGGCCGTAGAAGCTCTTAAAAAAGAAGAAGTCTCAAAAGAAGATGCTGATGATTCCGTTCAAGAAAATTCGGATGCTTCAAAGCCTAAAAAAGCTGAAACTGTAGGCCTTCCGGCTGACGACAGTCTTTTTTAA
- the rimM gene encoding ribosome maturation factor RimM (Essential for efficient processing of 16S rRNA), with product MDLLATGRIRGTFGVEGFVKVESFSGEYEHFLSFDRVFLSILKEKLREQKYKDGWFEIEEVNLRKADALVKFKGIDNPEAAKCLTGSELFIPRDKAAPLDEGEVYVHDLCNCNLVCEGTLVGKITSVAEGGGGYLLEIAGKTSEAAAESSFYVPFNKEFIGKIDLKAKTVELMHRWILE from the coding sequence ATGGATTTGCTTGCAACAGGACGAATCCGCGGCACCTTCGGGGTCGAAGGATTTGTAAAAGTTGAAAGTTTTTCCGGGGAATACGAGCATTTTTTAAGTTTTGACAGAGTTTTTTTAAGTATTCTTAAGGAAAAATTAAGAGAGCAAAAATATAAAGACGGCTGGTTTGAAATTGAAGAAGTTAATTTAAGAAAGGCCGATGCTCTTGTAAAATTTAAGGGGATAGACAACCCCGAAGCCGCCAAGTGTTTGACGGGTTCGGAATTGTTTATTCCTAGGGACAAGGCAGCTCCCCTTGATGAGGGCGAAGTTTATGTCCATGATCTTTGTAATTGTAATCTTGTATGCGAAGGAACTCTTGTTGGAAAAATAACAAGTGTAGCAGAAGGCGGAGGCGGTTACCTCTTAGAAATAGCCGGCAAAACCTCCGAGGCTGCTGCGGAATCGAGCTTTTATGTTCCATTTAATAAGGAATTTATCGGAAAAATCGACTTAAAAGCCAAAACCGTGGAGCTCATGCACCGCTGGATTCTTGAATGA
- a CDS encoding DUF6364 family protein produces the protein MSKKLTLSIDNELIDFAHLYSLKSGISISRLFEQYLMNLRNTDNQHKLNPKTAALYGIFEKRPIPDKKELRKEFYEKGSN, from the coding sequence ATGTCAAAAAAACTTACTTTAAGTATCGATAATGAACTGATAGATTTTGCCCATCTTTACTCCCTAAAAAGTGGAATATCTATTTCAAGGTTATTTGAACAATATCTTATGAATTTACGGAACACCGATAACCAACACAAGCTTAACCCCAAAACAGCCGCCTTGTATGGAATCTTTGAAAAACGCCCTATACCGGATAAAAAAGAATTGCGGAAAGAATTTTATGAAAAAGGTTCTAATTGA
- the trmD gene encoding tRNA (guanosine(37)-N1)-methyltransferase TrmD: protein MRFDVLTLFPEIPEAFFKTSIMAKAVEKGIISCNLVNIRDFAFDKHRSCDDIVYGGGAGMLLLPEPLSLALDSVNASSKRVIYVTPSGKPFNQELAKELSSEEALVFVCGRYEGIDQRIIDEYVDDEISVGDYVMSSGELAALVIIDAVYRLIDGVISGESLEEESFSGFLLEYPQYTRPRNFKGREVPEVLLSGHHLNIHKWRLKKRIEKTLKTRPDLIEKARNCGMWTKEAEKILKEFENE from the coding sequence ATGAGATTCGATGTGCTGACCTTATTCCCCGAAATACCCGAAGCTTTTTTTAAAACTTCGATTATGGCCAAGGCTGTAGAAAAGGGAATTATTAGCTGCAACTTGGTAAACATCAGAGACTTTGCTTTCGACAAGCACCGCTCATGCGATGACATCGTTTACGGCGGAGGGGCCGGAATGTTACTTTTGCCGGAACCTTTGAGCCTCGCATTGGACTCGGTTAATGCTTCTTCAAAACGAGTAATCTATGTTACTCCGTCAGGGAAGCCTTTTAACCAAGAGCTGGCAAAAGAGCTTTCCTCAGAAGAGGCTCTCGTCTTTGTCTGCGGAAGATATGAAGGAATCGATCAGAGAATAATCGACGAGTATGTTGATGATGAAATCTCGGTCGGCGACTATGTTATGTCCTCAGGCGAGCTTGCAGCCCTAGTGATAATCGATGCGGTTTACCGCCTGATAGACGGAGTTATTTCCGGCGAGTCGCTTGAAGAAGAAAGTTTTTCAGGCTTTTTGCTTGAGTACCCGCAATATACAAGACCAAGAAATTTTAAGGGAAGAGAGGTTCCCGAAGTGCTCCTTTCAGGACACCATCTAAATATCCATAAGTGGAGGCTAAAAAAGCGTATCGAAAAAACGCTTAAAACGAGGCCCGACCTTATCGAAAAGGCAAGAAATTGCGGGATGTGGACAAAGGAAGCAGAAAAAATACTTAAGGAGTTTGAAAATGAGTGA
- a CDS encoding PIN domain-containing protein, which produces MKKVLIDLNIILDFLNKRNFHEEAANIINMCVEKKLYGFIAAHEITTLSYFLLKEKKDKNKAADIISALLDMFNIIPIDEKILREALFSPVKDYEDAVIEVSSVKNSIDYIISRNLGDFKSARVHVCTPEQFFIKVSNSYID; this is translated from the coding sequence ATGAAAAAGGTTCTAATTGATTTAAATATAATTTTAGATTTTCTTAACAAACGTAATTTTCACGAGGAAGCGGCAAACATTATAAATATGTGTGTCGAAAAAAAGCTATACGGTTTCATTGCTGCTCACGAAATAACAACCCTATCTTATTTTTTATTAAAAGAAAAAAAAGATAAAAACAAGGCAGCTGATATTATTTCTGCTCTTCTTGATATGTTTAATATAATCCCTATTGATGAAAAAATTTTAAGAGAAGCTTTATTTTCTCCGGTTAAGGATTACGAAGATGCTGTAATTGAAGTAAGTTCCGTAAAAAATAGTATTGACTACATAATTTCAAGAAATTTAGGCGATTTTAAATCGGCAAGAGTTCACGTCTGTACGCCGGAACAATTCTTTATAAAAGTATCAAACTCTTACATCGACTGA
- the rpsP gene encoding 30S ribosomal protein S16: protein MVKIRLKRLGTKKRPYYRIVVQDVREPRNGKTIDEVGIYHPIETAEKQISFDADKVRNWLGKGAQPTDTVRRLLNKKEFTL from the coding sequence GTGGTAAAAATCAGACTAAAAAGACTCGGAACTAAAAAACGCCCTTATTATCGAATTGTTGTTCAGGATGTAAGAGAACCCCGAAACGGCAAAACCATCGATGAAGTCGGCATTTATCATCCGATCGAAACGGCAGAAAAACAGATTTCTTTTGATGCCGATAAGGTTAGAAACTGGTTGGGAAAAGGCGCACAGCCCACCGACACGGTTAGACGTTTACTTAACAAAAAAGAATTCACGCTATAA
- the scpB gene encoding SMC-Scp complex subunit ScpB, which translates to MVQNYNLEKEISLVEAILYLEGDPLTDEALCKISGLSPEIVSDAIKALQESYASPQSGIELAKMMGGWVIMPKKDLWEHLKDRYGKKNEGRLSRAAMETLSIIAYSQPVTRAEIEAIRGVSADNMIRLLIEKDLIKEVGKKDVPGKPAMFGTTKEFLKIFRLNSIADLPKLDETERERFELAR; encoded by the coding sequence ATGGTTCAGAATTATAATTTGGAAAAAGAAATCTCCTTGGTTGAAGCTATCCTCTATTTGGAAGGCGACCCTTTAACCGATGAAGCTCTTTGTAAAATTTCAGGGCTTTCGCCCGAAATAGTGAGCGATGCCATCAAGGCCTTGCAGGAATCCTATGCTTCTCCCCAAAGCGGAATCGAACTTGCCAAAATGATGGGCGGCTGGGTGATAATGCCGAAAAAAGATTTGTGGGAACATTTAAAAGACCGCTACGGCAAAAAAAATGAAGGCCGGCTTTCCCGTGCCGCGATGGAAACCCTTTCTATAATCGCTTATTCCCAGCCGGTAACAAGGGCCGAGATTGAAGCTATCCGCGGCGTTTCCGCCGACAATATGATTCGCCTCCTTATTGAAAAGGACCTTATAAAAGAAGTCGGCAAAAAAGATGTCCCCGGGAAGCCTGCAATGTTCGGCACCACAAAGGAATTTTTAAAAATCTTCAGACTTAACAGTATTGCCGACTTGCCTAAACTCGATGAAACCGAAAGAGAAAGGTTTGAGCTTGCTCGATAA
- a CDS encoding segregation and condensation protein A gives MSTQALSQIDTQEVSYSNTEFKVHNFEGPLDLLLFLINKNEVNIYDIPIAEITEQYLEYLDYAIEPDLDNLVDFYSMAANLIYIKSRMLLPVEVSVDDEDIEDPRSELVDKLIEYQKYKKLSELMEEKESEAEWFFERKKIQHALPFGEEELWERVDTWDLLKTFSQLMSNYKAEHILDLYEEVSVNEKITLMNEFLEKKGECMFTDLIVRKGNLMDVVCAFMAILEAVKFKMASIWQNRMFGDIKIRPWEQDNGSEL, from the coding sequence ATGAGTACACAAGCTTTAAGTCAGATTGATACGCAGGAAGTAAGTTATTCCAATACGGAATTTAAGGTGCATAATTTTGAAGGACCCTTAGACCTTCTTCTTTTTTTGATAAATAAAAACGAGGTAAATATCTACGATATTCCGATTGCAGAAATAACCGAGCAATATCTGGAATACCTTGATTATGCAATTGAACCCGATTTGGATAACCTTGTCGATTTTTATTCGATGGCCGCTAATTTAATTTATATAAAAAGCAGAATGCTTTTGCCGGTTGAGGTTTCGGTTGATGATGAAGACATCGAAGACCCGCGTTCCGAGCTGGTCGATAAGCTCATCGAATATCAAAAGTATAAAAAACTTTCCGAATTGATGGAAGAAAAAGAAAGCGAAGCGGAATGGTTTTTTGAAAGAAAAAAGATTCAGCATGCCCTGCCTTTTGGAGAAGAAGAACTTTGGGAGCGGGTCGATACTTGGGATCTTTTAAAAACCTTTTCTCAGCTTATGTCCAATTATAAGGCCGAACACATCTTAGACCTTTATGAAGAAGTTTCGGTAAACGAGAAGATCACCCTTATGAACGAGTTTTTGGAAAAGAAGGGTGAGTGTATGTTTACCGATTTGATTGTGCGCAAAGGGAATTTAATGGATGTGGTCTGTGCCTTTATGGCAATTTTAGAAGCCGTTAAATTTAAGATGGCAAGCATCTGGCAAAACAGAATGTTCGGCGATATAAAAATACGCCCATGGGAGCAGGATAATGGTTCAGAATTATAA
- the cobT gene encoding nicotinate-nucleotide--dimethylbenzimidazole phosphoribosyltransferase, whose translation MNILENTLNSIKPVSEEEGKKAKLFWDSLAHPPGSLGALEDMTVRLAKIKGFDNLKIDKKITAVFCADNGVYAEKITSQPQITTFLLAEIMHTGKTGLGTISKWAESGVRVYDVGMIKTSARKDVINKKIKFGTENIAQGPAMSREDCIRMIETGIEAAFEIADEGFDIAGIGELGICNTTTTAAVLSGLCGVEPELTVGRGASTTEAMYELKIKSVKKTIEINAPKKGDSIDCISKVGGFDIAAMCGCYIGLAARGIPAVIDGYISSLAALCAVNLNPLVRDYLFASHKSEERGAKICTAELEIEPVLNMKMRLGEGSGCPLLFKMLEGAVFTMQNMGKFTETMIDGADLVDIRKQTNP comes from the coding sequence ATGAATATTTTAGAAAACACATTGAATTCGATTAAACCCGTTTCGGAAGAAGAAGGAAAAAAGGCCAAGCTTTTTTGGGACAGCCTTGCTCATCCGCCGGGCTCTTTAGGAGCTCTTGAAGATATGACGGTAAGGCTTGCAAAAATCAAGGGCTTTGACAATTTAAAAATCGATAAAAAAATAACGGCTGTTTTTTGTGCGGATAACGGAGTTTATGCAGAAAAAATTACCTCCCAGCCCCAGATAACCACCTTCTTGCTTGCAGAGATTATGCACACGGGAAAAACAGGTCTAGGAACAATTTCAAAATGGGCAGAAAGCGGTGTTAGAGTTTATGATGTCGGGATGATAAAAACAAGTGCTCGGAAAGATGTCATCAATAAAAAAATAAAATTCGGTACGGAAAACATAGCCCAAGGCCCTGCGATGAGCAGGGAAGACTGTATCCGCATGATTGAAACCGGAATAGAGGCGGCCTTTGAAATCGCCGATGAGGGCTTCGATATTGCAGGAATAGGGGAGCTGGGGATTTGTAATACTACCACAACAGCGGCTGTACTTTCGGGGCTTTGCGGGGTAGAGCCTGAGCTGACCGTAGGGCGCGGAGCTTCTACGACAGAGGCTATGTATGAGCTCAAGATTAAGAGCGTAAAAAAAACTATCGAAATAAACGCCCCCAAAAAAGGCGATTCAATCGATTGTATTTCGAAAGTCGGGGGCTTTGATATTGCGGCAATGTGCGGCTGTTACATAGGCCTTGCCGCCCGTGGAATTCCTGCCGTAATCGACGGCTATATTTCGAGTCTTGCAGCCCTCTGTGCCGTAAACTTAAATCCTCTTGTAAGGGATTACCTTTTTGCTTCTCATAAGTCGGAAGAAAGAGGAGCTAAGATATGCACCGCTGAGCTTGAAATCGAGCCCGTCTTAAATATGAAAATGCGTTTAGGCGAGGGAAGCGGCTGCCCTCTATTGTTTAAGATGCTTGAAGGGGCGGTCTTCACCATGCAAAATATGGGAAAATTTACCGAAACCATGATAGACGGAGCCGATTTAGTGGATATCAGAAAGCAGACAAATCCTTAA
- a CDS encoding phosphoglucomutase has protein sequence MKDTNNVDINNELSKMILSASGWRKVFADSGKEEDGSPDIKYEDSILLCHAALAFSEFLQTNFPNIETIVIGRDSRPTGSAIEEVFIKTLISTSYDLKVVGCTAAPEIMAYSKSIGAAFAYISASHNPIGHNGLKFGLDSGGVLDGDQAKILINMFKERLKADDAEDTALKILHDFNLKKLQEIQMQTVYIKKEALDAYYNYSKAVITNSADPKTQNKFFDKLKKAVTAAKKEGHPISIVADFNGSARAASIDRQFFTDNEIALIGINEVPGNIVHGILPEGANLDFCAKKIEHLHLDPDASLLDKNCFLGYMPDCDGDRGNIIYWNEELNKAVPLEAQEVFALSVIAETAYSFYCKRENKKPAIAVNGPTSLRIEETAACFGAEVFRAEVGEANVVNLAAELRKKNYNVRILGEGSNGGNITHPAKVRDPINTIFAILKLLLIKTEFIKKGLFHIWCEKSKQMDKYKPDFTLTDILKTLPQYTTTPTGEQRAILKIRTEDHAILKGKYQKIFEEEWAKKKDELKSRFGIVRYRSFSNNGTRHTEDLKDFSVSGKGGLKIQFYNSKDEPVGFIWMRGSGTEPIFRIMADIKGLSLEDEKYLVEWQGEMVRRADLGA, from the coding sequence TTGAAAGACACAAACAACGTCGATATAAATAACGAATTATCCAAAATGATATTATCCGCCTCAGGCTGGAGGAAGGTTTTTGCCGACTCAGGAAAAGAAGAAGACGGAAGTCCTGATATAAAATATGAAGATTCCATACTATTATGCCATGCGGCCTTAGCCTTTTCAGAATTTTTACAGACAAATTTTCCAAATATCGAAACCATAGTAATCGGCAGGGACAGCCGCCCTACAGGTTCTGCTATCGAAGAAGTTTTTATAAAAACTCTTATTTCAACTTCTTATGATTTAAAGGTTGTAGGCTGTACGGCTGCTCCCGAAATTATGGCTTATTCAAAATCTATAGGTGCGGCCTTTGCTTATATTTCCGCCAGTCATAACCCGATAGGACATAACGGCCTTAAATTCGGTTTGGACTCCGGGGGCGTTCTTGACGGAGATCAAGCTAAAATTTTAATCAACATGTTTAAAGAAAGGCTTAAAGCAGATGATGCCGAAGATACTGCTTTAAAAATCTTACATGATTTTAATCTAAAAAAATTACAAGAAATACAAATGCAGACTGTCTACATAAAAAAAGAAGCCTTGGATGCTTATTATAATTATTCTAAGGCTGTAATTACAAATTCGGCTGATCCCAAAACACAAAACAAATTTTTTGATAAGTTAAAAAAGGCGGTTACTGCTGCAAAAAAAGAAGGTCATCCTATTTCTATAGTTGCCGATTTTAACGGAAGTGCAAGAGCTGCATCCATTGACAGACAGTTTTTTACGGACAATGAAATAGCGTTAATCGGTATAAACGAAGTACCCGGAAATATCGTACACGGGATATTGCCTGAAGGAGCTAATCTGGATTTTTGTGCAAAAAAGATAGAACATCTTCACTTGGATCCGGATGCAAGCCTGTTGGATAAAAATTGCTTTTTAGGTTATATGCCCGATTGTGATGGCGACCGCGGAAATATTATCTATTGGAATGAGGAGCTTAATAAGGCTGTTCCTCTTGAAGCCCAAGAAGTATTTGCTCTTTCGGTGATTGCAGAAACGGCTTATTCTTTCTATTGTAAGAGAGAAAATAAAAAGCCCGCTATTGCCGTAAACGGTCCTACTTCTTTGCGGATTGAGGAAACGGCAGCCTGTTTTGGTGCCGAAGTTTTTAGGGCTGAAGTAGGTGAGGCTAATGTGGTTAATTTAGCTGCCGAATTGCGGAAAAAAAATTATAATGTTAGAATTTTAGGAGAGGGGTCGAACGGAGGAAACATTACCCACCCTGCCAAGGTAAGGGATCCTATAAATACTATTTTTGCAATTTTAAAGCTCCTTTTAATAAAAACGGAATTTATAAAAAAAGGGCTATTCCATATTTGGTGCGAAAAGTCAAAGCAAATGGATAAATATAAACCCGATTTTACCTTGACCGATATTTTAAAAACCTTACCTCAATATACAACAACTCCCACCGGAGAACAAAGAGCTATTTTAAAAATACGTACTGAGGATCATGCTATTCTAAAGGGCAAGTATCAAAAAATATTTGAAGAAGAATGGGCTAAAAAGAAAGATGAACTTAAAAGCAGATTCGGTATTGTAAGGTACCGCAGTTTTTCAAATAACGGAACAAGACATACTGAAGACCTTAAAGATTTTTCGGTTTCGGGTAAGGGCGGCCTTAAAATTCAGTTTTATAATTCAAAAGATGAACCTGTAGGTTTTATCTGGATGAGGGGTTCTGGAACGGAGCCGATATTCAGAATAATGGCCGATATAAAGGGCTTATCGCTTGAAGATGAAAAATACTTGGTTGAATGGCAGGGTGAAATGGTAAGGCGTGCCGATTTAGGCGCATAG
- a CDS encoding KH domain-containing protein translates to MQKDLIEYIAKSLVDDPSAVTVSESENEKGTVIELKVASGDIGKVIGKQGRIAKSIRTLLSASAGKSGKRYSLEIVD, encoded by the coding sequence ATGCAAAAAGATTTAATAGAATACATTGCCAAATCCCTTGTTGACGATCCTTCCGCCGTAACGGTATCGGAAAGTGAAAACGAAAAGGGAACGGTCATTGAGCTTAAAGTAGCCTCAGGCGACATCGGCAAAGTAATCGGAAAGCAGGGAAGAATCGCAAAGTCGATCAGAACCTTGCTGAGCGCAAGTGCAGGAAAGTCGGGAAAGCGTTATTCGCTTGAAATTGTAGACTAA
- the rplS gene encoding 50S ribosomal protein L19, producing MSDLIMKIEAQQKAENPPVFRVGDTVKVHFKIVEGKTERIQVYEGLVICFKNSGIGRTFTVRKNSYGVGVERVFPLHSPRIAKVEVVRPGKVRRAKLYYIRDKVGKAAKIKTLITKKNS from the coding sequence ATGAGTGATCTGATTATGAAAATTGAAGCTCAGCAAAAGGCTGAAAACCCTCCCGTTTTCCGTGTAGGAGATACGGTTAAAGTTCACTTTAAAATCGTTGAAGGAAAGACCGAGCGAATTCAGGTTTATGAGGGCTTGGTAATCTGTTTTAAAAATTCCGGAATCGGAAGAACATTTACCGTACGGAAAAATTCTTACGGTGTAGGGGTTGAACGAGTTTTCCCCCTTCATTCACCTCGAATTGCTAAGGTTGAAGTTGTACGCCCCGGAAAGGTACGCCGAGCTAAACTTTACTATATTAGGGATAAGGTAGGTAAGGCCGCTAAGATTAAGACCCTTATCACCAAAAAGAACTCATAA